Proteins from one Triticum aestivum cultivar Chinese Spring chromosome 7A, IWGSC CS RefSeq v2.1, whole genome shotgun sequence genomic window:
- the LOC123154637 gene encoding probable carbohydrate esterase At4g34215 has product MEPAAATMLPRALPVLLLLAAAVTVSAERAPTLVFILAGQSNMGGRGGATVGDRWDGVVPPECAPSPRTLRLSPSLRWEEAREPLHAGVDVGNVVGVGPGMPFAHALLRSPACPRGAVVGLVPCAQGATPIVNWTRGSEMYDRMVTRARVAGAGTGRVAALLWFQGEADAMRREDALAYAGRMEAFVRDVRRDLAMPNLLVIQVGIATTQKQGKWLDLVRKQQRAVRLPNLKYVDAMGLPIANDMTHLTTQAQVRLGKMLADAYIATL; this is encoded by the exons ATGGAGCCAGCGGCGGCGACGATGCTCCCGCGAGCACTACCCGTTCTGCTGCTGCTTGCGGCGGCCGTGACGGTGAGCGCGGAGAGGGCGCCGACGCTGGTGTTCATCCTGGCGGGGCAGTCCAACatggggggccggggcggcgccaCGGTGGGCGACCGTTGGGACGGCGTGGTGCCGCCCGAGTGCGCGCCGTCCCCGCGCACGCTCCGCCTCTCCCCGTCCCTCCGCTGGGAGGAGGCCCGCGAGCCGCTGCACGCCGGCGTGGACGTCGGCAACGTGGTGGGCGTGGGCCCCGGGATGCCGTTCGCACACGCGCTGCTTCGGTCCCCGGCCTGCCCGCGCGGCGCCGTGGTGGGGCTCGTCCCCTGCGCGCAGGGCGCCACGCCCATCGTCAACTGGACCCGCGGCTCGGAAATGTACGACCGGATGGTGACCCGCGCCCGCGTCGCCGGCGCAGGGACGGGCAGGGTCGCCGCCTTGCTGTGGTTCCAGGGGGAGGCCGACGCCATGCGGCGCGAGGACGCGCTGGCCTACGCCGGGAGGATGGAGGCGTTTGTCCGGGACGTCCGCCGGGACCTTGCTATGCCCAACCTCCTCGTCATCCAG GTTGGGATCGCGACCACGCAGAAGCAGGGGAAGTGGCTGGACCTGGTGAGGAAGCAGCAGAGGGCGGTGCGGCTGCCGAACCTCAAATACGTGGACGCCATGGGTCTCCCCATCGCCAACGACATGACGCACCTCACCACCCAGGCACAGGTCCGGCTCGGCAAGATGCTTGCCGACGCGTACATCGCCACGCTCTGA